The Bacillota bacterium nucleotide sequence GGCCGGGGCCGTACTGCAGGGTGTGTTCATGAACCCCCTGGCGGACCCGTACGTACTGGGCGTCTCGTCCGGCGCCTCACTGGGGGCCGTAATCGTAATAGCGTTTAACCCGCAGTTCACGCTCGGAGGCCTGGGCGCGCTCCCGCTGTTCGCCATGGTGGGCGCGCTGCTCACGATCCTCGTCGTGCAGCATCTCGCGTCGGTGGATGGGAGGGCATCGGTGACCGGCCTCCTGCTTGCCGGCGTCGCCGCCAGCGCGTTCCTGTCCGCGGCCATCTCCGGGGTCGCCTACGCTTCGGGCAACAGGGTCCATCAGGTTTGGCTGTGGCTGGTGGGTGGGTTCTCGAACGCGGGATGGGACCTCGTGACCATGGCGCTGCCGTACTCGGTCGCGGGGCTGGCGTGCTCGATCGTCCTGGCGAGGGACCTGAACGCTATGGTCCTGGGCGAGGAGACGGCTACCCACCTTGGCGTGAATGTCAACCTTGTCAGAAACGTCCTCGTCTGGACGGCTTCGCTGCTCACCGCCGTTTCCGTGGCGTCGTCAGGGATTATCGGGTTCGTCGGGATGGTGATCCCCCATATATGCAGGATGGTCGGGCCCGACCACAGGTTCCTGGTGCCGGCGTCCGCGCTTGCAGGCGCGGCCGCGACCGTGCTGGCCGACACCGCCGGGCGTACGATACTGGCGCCCCAGGAGATCCCCGTGGGGATCATCACCTCGCTCGTTGGAGGGCCGTTCTTCCTGTACCTCCTGAGGCAGAACCAGCGCACTCGAAGGGGGAACCCGGGGGCATGAGCATTTGATAAGGATCGCGGTCAACGGAATCGAGTGCTCTTTCGGCTCAGCCCCCGTCCTCAACGGACTCACCTTCGAGGTCAGCAAGGGCGACT carries:
- a CDS encoding iron ABC transporter permease, with the translated sequence MLRARQGATVWLLAAVLTFALFLSLCIGAVRISPLQVFTSLTGGDGGDSGILLGIRLPRVLLAGLVGADLAVAGAVLQGVFMNPLADPYVLGVSSGASLGAVIVIAFNPQFTLGGLGALPLFAMVGALLTILVVQHLASVDGRASVTGLLLAGVAASAFLSAAISGVAYASGNRVHQVWLWLVGGFSNAGWDLVTMALPYSVAGLACSIVLARDLNAMVLGEETATHLGVNVNLVRNVLVWTASLLTAVSVASSGIIGFVGMVIPHICRMVGPDHRFLVPASALAGAAATVLADTAGRTILAPQEIPVGIITSLVGGPFFLYLLRQNQRTRRGNPGA